A section of the Candidatus Aegiribacteria sp. genome encodes:
- a CDS encoding adenine phosphoribosyltransferase, whose protein sequence is MKTYLHKIDTETPGNRYDVTPLFADAEGFAQLVVDLAKPFQNTQIDFVACVDALGFILGTAIARYLEIGVITIRKGGKLPVETDGENFRDYSGKLKRLEIRRDVLPTEARVLLVDEWIETGSQIEAAAKLIEAQGGIIVGIATINMDENDMTTKISRKYRVHTIWKA, encoded by the coding sequence ATGAAGACATATCTGCACAAGATTGACACGGAGACACCAGGCAACCGGTATGATGTTACGCCTTTGTTCGCAGACGCAGAAGGCTTTGCACAACTCGTTGTAGACCTTGCTAAGCCATTCCAGAACACTCAAATTGATTTCGTAGCCTGTGTTGATGCACTTGGCTTCATCCTTGGTACTGCCATCGCACGTTATCTGGAGATCGGAGTTATCACTATTCGTAAGGGAGGTAAGCTCCCGGTCGAGACCGACGGCGAGAATTTCCGGGACTACTCTGGTAAACTCAAACGACTCGAGATTCGAAGAGATGTATTACCAACAGAAGCTCGAGTACTCCTGGTTGATGAGTGGATTGAAACGGGATCACAGATTGAAGCTGCTGCAAAACTGATTGAGGCACAAGGCGGAATTATTGTCGGTATCGCGACAATCAATATGGATGAGAATGATATGACGACAAAGATCAGCAGGAAATACAGAGTCCACACGATCTGGAAAGCCTGA